The Deltaproteobacteria bacterium genome window below encodes:
- a CDS encoding site-specific integrase produces MSVYSDKKKGWRFDFVLKGIRYTSPWYGTKGQASKAEAKQREEALNPAQENPSTGTAFLEMVNLRLDHVKAYNCPRHYQEYLYIAKRWGRAWGDFEADEIDRDMVEDYLLNRLSAVSASAANKDLRSLRATFNFAKKRSIIKVNPTDGIDFFPAEKSIRYVPNSEDLDKVIAVASPDDQDYLWTLRDTMARVSEINGLIWEDVDLEKRFLVLYTRKKKGGHRTPRKVPLTSRLYVIMARRKVLRDQSVPWVFWHTYREKKSGEIIKGPFLDRKRIMQGLCKKAGVPYFRFHAFRHSGASLMEGNNVPVSSIQRILGHENRLTTEIYLHSLGQSERDAMDVFEAAANHKG; encoded by the coding sequence ATGAGCGTTTATTCGGACAAAAAGAAGGGATGGAGATTCGACTTTGTCCTGAAGGGGATTCGTTACACAAGCCCCTGGTACGGGACAAAGGGTCAAGCCTCAAAAGCCGAGGCAAAACAAAGAGAGGAGGCCCTGAACCCCGCCCAGGAAAACCCATCAACCGGCACGGCATTTTTGGAGATGGTCAATCTAAGGCTTGATCACGTCAAGGCCTATAACTGCCCCCGGCATTATCAGGAATATTTGTACATAGCCAAAAGGTGGGGGCGGGCATGGGGTGATTTCGAGGCCGACGAAATTGACCGGGACATGGTGGAAGACTACCTTTTAAATAGGTTGTCAGCCGTATCTGCTTCCGCCGCGAACAAAGACCTTCGCAGCCTTCGGGCGACCTTCAACTTCGCCAAGAAACGAAGCATTATAAAGGTGAACCCCACCGATGGGATTGATTTCTTCCCGGCTGAAAAGTCGATCCGGTACGTCCCCAACTCCGAAGACCTGGACAAAGTCATTGCCGTAGCTTCCCCCGACGACCAGGATTATCTTTGGACCCTTCGGGACACCATGGCCCGCGTCAGCGAGATCAATGGCCTGATCTGGGAAGACGTGGACCTGGAGAAGCGGTTCCTGGTGCTTTACACCCGGAAGAAGAAGGGCGGCCACCGGACGCCCCGCAAAGTCCCGTTGACGAGTCGGCTCTATGTAATCATGGCCCGTCGGAAGGTCTTGCGGGATCAAAGCGTTCCTTGGGTGTTCTGGCACACCTACCGGGAGAAGAAGTCGGGTGAGATTATCAAAGGCCCGTTTCTGGATCGGAAGCGGATCATGCAGGGGCTTTGTAAAAAGGCAGGGGTTCCGTACTTCCGGTTCCACGCCTTCCGGCACTCAGGGGCGTCACTGATGGAGGGGAATAACGTCCCCGTCAGCTCGATCCAGCGCATCCTGGGCCACGAGAACCGCTTGACGACAGAGATTTACCTTCACAGCTTGGGGCAGTCCGAACGGGACGCGATGGACGTTTTCGAGGCGGCTGCAAACCACAAGGGATAG
- a CDS encoding DEAD/DEAH box helicase encodes MRDIRNHSNTAPAPPDAVIEKSLIGTVLRDYQIAAVQAIFDSTRGIVQAPTGSGKTKIAVAAMNWAIRTKGLKTLLLTHKQELLYQTEKSLRESTGIEAAIFGDGESPLMKPANIGMIQTLSGRLAKKDPAVLHLLNNVDMLIIDEAHHGDTASFQAVCNACDAFYRIGLTATPMMKGEIEDMQLMAVTGGVIFRITLQELIDRGLLAQPFIKFVRVSETQAAMKRSMTWQSAYRDGVVENPHRNALIIAETADLVRKGCQVLVLVNEIRHGEILQKAFIDGGFRSTYIHGKKDIETRQKALADIQNGNLDILVSSTITDEGVDIPALSAIVLAGGWMSQIRHFQRIGRGMRPKGEGKENRVFIVDFADLTNRYLAKHSLARIKIIRDEPAFQLVGTFDPFF; translated from the coding sequence GTGCGTGACATTCGGAACCACTCAAACACCGCCCCGGCCCCGCCCGATGCTGTTATCGAGAAAAGCCTGATCGGGACGGTCCTTCGTGATTATCAAATCGCCGCAGTCCAGGCCATTTTCGACAGCACTCGCGGAATCGTCCAGGCCCCCACTGGATCGGGTAAGACCAAGATCGCCGTTGCCGCCATGAACTGGGCGATCCGCACCAAAGGGTTGAAGACCCTCTTACTGACCCACAAGCAGGAGCTTCTATACCAGACCGAAAAGTCGCTCCGGGAATCCACTGGGATCGAGGCCGCCATTTTCGGTGACGGAGAATCCCCGCTGATGAAGCCTGCAAACATCGGGATGATCCAGACCCTTTCCGGGCGACTTGCAAAAAAAGACCCCGCCGTCCTTCACCTTCTTAATAACGTCGACATGCTCATCATCGACGAAGCGCACCACGGAGACACTGCATCATTCCAGGCCGTCTGTAATGCCTGTGACGCTTTTTATCGGATTGGTTTGACCGCCACCCCGATGATGAAGGGCGAGATCGAGGATATGCAGCTCATGGCCGTTACAGGCGGGGTGATCTTCCGAATCACTTTGCAGGAATTGATCGACCGGGGATTGTTGGCGCAACCCTTCATCAAGTTCGTTCGGGTATCTGAAACCCAAGCCGCCATGAAACGGTCAATGACGTGGCAGAGTGCCTACCGCGACGGCGTCGTTGAAAACCCTCACCGCAACGCCCTGATTATAGCCGAAACCGCCGACTTGGTTCGGAAAGGGTGTCAGGTTCTGGTTTTGGTGAATGAAATTCGTCACGGGGAGATTTTACAGAAAGCGTTTATTGATGGCGGATTCCGCTCGACTTACATCCACGGGAAAAAAGACATCGAAACCCGCCAGAAGGCCCTTGCAGACATCCAGAACGGCAACCTCGACATTTTGGTGAGTTCGACGATCACCGACGAGGGTGTCGACATCCCGGCCCTTTCGGCGATTGTCCTGGCAGGCGGTTGGATGTCACAGATTCGGCATTTTCAGAGAATCGGGCGAGGTATGCGTCCAAAAGGGGAAGGGAAGGAAAATCGAGTTTTTATCGTGGATTTTGCGGACCTGACCAACCGGTATCTGGCCAAACATTCCCTGGCCCGTATCAAAATCATCCGCGACGAGCCAGCTTTCCAGCTTGTCGGAACCTTTGACCCGTTTTTCTGA